Proteins co-encoded in one Paracrocinitomix mangrovi genomic window:
- a CDS encoding RNA polymerase sigma factor, with the protein MQLSQQITVSDIILKEGNKLFNFIRKRVNSKLDAEDILQDVYFQLAKISHDINSIERMSAWLFQIARNKITDNYRKKKSLSFSDLDRAGDAEEGTMFFQDFITDEGDLQDDLLTRDNVWQELEEALEELPQEQREVFELHEFQGMSFKEISEKTGVQVNTLLSRKRYATIFLRKKLDHLYQEILDK; encoded by the coding sequence ATGCAACTATCACAACAAATAACAGTGTCTGATATCATTCTGAAAGAGGGAAATAAGTTATTCAACTTTATCCGTAAAAGAGTGAATTCAAAACTAGATGCTGAAGATATACTACAGGATGTCTATTTCCAATTGGCAAAAATATCACATGACATTAACTCAATTGAGCGAATGAGTGCATGGTTATTTCAAATTGCCAGAAATAAGATTACTGATAATTATAGAAAAAAGAAGAGTTTAAGTTTTTCTGATCTGGATAGAGCCGGAGACGCAGAAGAAGGTACCATGTTTTTTCAAGACTTCATTACAGATGAAGGGGATTTACAAGACGATTTATTGACCAGAGATAATGTATGGCAAGAACTAGAAGAAGCTTTAGAAGAATTGCCGCAAGAACAAAGAGAAGTTTTTGAATTACATGAATTTCAAGGAATGTCTTTTAAAGAAATTAGTGAGAAAACAGGTGTACAGGTAAATACATTGTTATCTCGAAAACGATACGCCACCATCTTTTTGAGAAAAAAATTAGACCATTTATACCAGGAAATACTGGATAAATAA
- the mreC gene encoding rod shape-determining protein MreC gives MRRLLQFLKKFRDFIIFLLLQVFVLTFFFNSKNFHKAQMINTSNGVVGWFVEKKHNITKHFSLSDANDSLAAENAQLRALLPESFYKLQDKLYYVNDTLYEQQYQYIEAQVINASDNKRDNYFTLNKGTKNGVEEGMGVVSKNGTIGFVTDASAHYSIVKTLLSENINVAVKLRRNNEHWLLKWDGKDNEIVQLNGVTHDIDISEGDTVVTWGNKGIFPENQVVGYVNEIFAVDGKPTINVNVKLAVKFSAIYHVYVVKNLFKKEQDELEGDLFNEQNEQ, from the coding sequence ATGCGAAGACTGCTACAATTTTTAAAGAAATTTAGAGATTTTATCATCTTTTTATTGTTGCAGGTATTCGTATTGACTTTTTTCTTCAATTCCAAAAATTTTCACAAAGCTCAAATGATCAACACCTCTAATGGAGTAGTGGGTTGGTTCGTTGAAAAAAAGCACAATATCACTAAGCATTTTAGCCTCAGTGATGCCAATGATAGTTTGGCTGCTGAAAATGCTCAACTAAGGGCTTTATTGCCTGAAAGTTTCTACAAGCTTCAAGACAAACTTTATTACGTTAATGATACCCTTTACGAGCAACAGTATCAATACATTGAAGCGCAAGTAATCAATGCATCTGACAATAAAAGAGACAATTACTTTACCCTCAATAAAGGAACCAAAAATGGGGTAGAAGAAGGAATGGGTGTAGTTTCAAAAAATGGAACAATCGGTTTCGTTACAGATGCCTCTGCTCACTATTCAATTGTAAAAACGTTGTTGTCTGAAAACATCAATGTTGCTGTTAAATTGAGAAGGAATAATGAACATTGGCTATTAAAATGGGACGGAAAAGACAATGAAATTGTGCAATTAAACGGTGTTACACACGACATAGACATTAGCGAAGGAGATACTGTAGTTACCTGGGGTAATAAAGGAATCTTCCCTGAAAATCAAGTAGTGGGTTATGTAAATGAAATATTTGCGGTGGATGGTAAACCTACCATTAACGTCAATGTAAAATTGGCGGTAAAATTCAGTGCCATTTATCACGTATACGTAGTTAAAAATCTATTTAAAAAAGAACAAGACGAACTAGAAGGCGACTTGTTTAATGAGCAAAATGAACAATAG
- a CDS encoding peptidoglycan D,D-transpeptidase FtsI family protein, with product MNNIDNRKYVIALIFTLIPIIFIVRLFFMQVVDDKWKERAAQISENKVVTYPARGIVYDRNNKKLISNEVYYDIRVIPGQTDNPDSVSFAKLLDISLEEYTEQMNKARDYSMRKPSDLVKQIPPDEFADIAPELYKYPGFYEVERTLRIYPRPVAAHVLGYMAEVDSNDIKRDPYYASGDIIGKSGIEKSYEELLRGKKGVKYYLQDAIGLETGRYEDGNYDTLAEQGKNITLTIDGDLQEYGEKLMQNKRGAIVAIEPATGEILTMISSPSYDPNLLVGRRLGKNWGELTEDTLKPLYNRATQARYNPGSTFKLLMALIAMQEGVIDSTASFPCTKDLVGCHNHPTARGVSDGVKMSCNPYFYYLTRKIIQQGKYKSHFKDAAYGLDIWADYLYSFGLDKGLNVDFPAVTSGRIPNTDFYNNEFPSKSRPYGEYAWAFSTIYSNSIGQGEVELTPLELANVACVMANRGHFYYPHFIKEIEDGDIPEIYRQRQDSKVEPKYFGPVIDGMWRVVHEAGGTASRARVDSLDICGKTGTAENFKVYGGKRRQLKDHSIFIAFAPRNNPKIAISVYIENSGFGGTWAAPIASLLIEKYITGEIKDKAKEQRILEADLMPIEIMNYKKNR from the coding sequence ATGAACAACATTGACAATAGAAAATATGTAATTGCATTGATTTTTACTTTGATTCCGATCATTTTTATCGTTCGCTTGTTTTTCATGCAGGTTGTGGATGATAAATGGAAAGAAAGAGCGGCACAAATTTCTGAAAACAAGGTTGTCACTTATCCTGCAAGGGGAATTGTTTATGACCGAAACAACAAAAAACTAATTTCAAACGAAGTCTATTATGACATTCGTGTAATTCCTGGTCAAACTGATAATCCGGACAGTGTTTCATTTGCCAAGTTGTTAGATATTTCTTTAGAAGAGTATACTGAGCAAATGAATAAGGCAAGAGATTATTCAATGCGAAAGCCGTCAGATTTGGTAAAACAAATTCCACCTGATGAGTTTGCAGATATAGCTCCGGAGTTATACAAGTATCCAGGCTTTTATGAGGTGGAAAGAACTTTGCGTATTTATCCACGTCCTGTTGCCGCTCATGTTTTGGGTTACATGGCAGAAGTTGATTCCAATGACATTAAAAGAGATCCATATTACGCATCAGGAGATATCATTGGTAAAAGTGGAATAGAAAAGAGTTATGAGGAACTACTAAGAGGTAAAAAAGGAGTTAAATACTATTTGCAAGATGCCATTGGATTAGAAACCGGTAGATATGAAGATGGAAACTATGATACACTGGCAGAACAAGGAAAAAACATCACTTTAACCATTGACGGCGATTTGCAAGAGTACGGAGAAAAATTAATGCAAAATAAGAGAGGTGCTATAGTGGCAATTGAGCCGGCTACCGGTGAAATTTTAACCATGATTTCTTCGCCTTCTTATGACCCAAATTTGCTGGTAGGTAGAAGATTAGGAAAAAACTGGGGAGAACTTACAGAGGATACTTTAAAACCACTTTATAACAGAGCCACTCAAGCAAGATATAACCCTGGATCTACATTCAAATTGTTGATGGCACTTATTGCCATGCAAGAAGGAGTGATTGATTCAACGGCTTCATTCCCATGTACAAAAGATCTGGTAGGTTGTCATAATCACCCAACAGCAAGAGGAGTTTCAGACGGAGTTAAAATGTCTTGCAACCCCTATTTCTATTATTTAACCAGAAAGATTATCCAACAAGGAAAATACAAGAGTCATTTTAAAGATGCGGCCTATGGTTTAGATATTTGGGCAGATTATTTATACAGTTTTGGATTGGACAAAGGTTTAAATGTTGACTTCCCGGCAGTAACCTCAGGTCGTATCCCAAATACAGACTTTTACAATAATGAATTCCCTTCTAAATCCAGACCTTATGGTGAATACGCCTGGGCATTTAGTACAATTTATTCAAATTCAATTGGACAGGGAGAAGTTGAGTTGACTCCTTTGGAATTGGCAAATGTAGCCTGTGTAATGGCAAATAGAGGGCATTTTTATTATCCGCATTTTATCAAAGAAATTGAAGATGGTGATATTCCTGAAATTTACAGACAAAGACAAGATTCTAAGGTTGAGCCAAAGTATTTTGGACCGGTAATAGACGGAATGTGGCGTGTTGTTCATGAAGCCGGAGGTACTGCAAGTAGAGCAAGGGTAGATAGTTTAGACATCTGCGGTAAGACAGGAACGGCAGAGAACTTTAAAGTGTATGGTGGTAAAAGAAGACAGTTAAAAGATCACTCAATATTTATTGCTTTTGCACCTAGAAATAATCCCAAAATTGCCATCTCAGTTTACATTGAAAACTCAGGTTTTGGAGGAACATGGGCGGCACCAATTGCCAGTTTGTTGATAGAAAAATATATTACAGGAGAGATTAAAGACAAAGCGAAAGAACAGAGAATTCTTGAGGCAGATTTGATGCCAATAGAAATCATGAATTACAAGAAGAATAGATAG
- the purH gene encoding bifunctional phosphoribosylaminoimidazolecarboxamide formyltransferase/IMP cyclohydrolase → MSDYKTIKNALISVFDKQGLDAIAKKLNELGVTIYSTGGTQTYIEDLGIHVERVEDLTSYPSILGGRVKTLHPKVFGGILNRRSNEGDQLQIAEYEIPEIDLVIVDLYPFEDTVASGASHQEIIEKIDIGGISLIRAAAKNYADVVIVPSKEQYQPLLDCLTRNGAETSEADRKDFAMAAFDVSSHYDTEIYKYFNQGKKEVFKQSISQSQVLRYGENPHQKGVFYGDLDAMFEKLHGKELSYNNLLDVDAAVNLMEDFKNDKPSFAILKHNNACGFATRDSIEQAYIDALAGDPVSAFGGILISNTKIDAATAKLIDDLFCEVVIAPAYDEAALETLKSKKNRVILVQKPIALPKKQFRTILNGVLEQDKDLISDKAENFELKTTAKPTEQEIKDLEFANRLVKHTKSNTIVLAKNGQLLASGTGQTSRVDALRQAIHKAQSFNFDLNGAVMASDAFFPFPDCVEIADNAGIKAVIQPGGSIKDELSINYCNEHGMSMVFTGNRHFKH, encoded by the coding sequence ATGTCCGATTACAAAACGATTAAAAACGCTTTAATATCTGTTTTCGATAAACAGGGATTAGATGCGATTGCCAAGAAACTTAATGAATTGGGGGTAACTATCTACTCTACAGGTGGTACACAAACTTATATTGAAGACCTGGGAATTCATGTTGAAAGAGTAGAGGATTTAACTTCATATCCCTCAATTTTAGGGGGACGAGTTAAAACTTTACATCCCAAAGTTTTTGGAGGAATTTTGAACAGGAGATCTAATGAAGGAGATCAGTTGCAAATTGCAGAGTACGAAATTCCAGAAATTGATCTTGTAATTGTGGATTTATATCCTTTTGAAGATACTGTAGCTTCAGGGGCTTCGCATCAAGAAATCATTGAAAAAATTGATATTGGGGGAATATCTTTGATTAGAGCAGCAGCTAAGAATTATGCAGATGTTGTTATTGTTCCTTCCAAAGAACAGTACCAACCTTTATTGGATTGTTTAACTAGAAATGGTGCTGAAACATCTGAAGCAGATAGAAAAGATTTTGCAATGGCTGCATTTGACGTTTCTTCTCATTACGATACTGAAATTTACAAGTATTTCAATCAAGGAAAAAAAGAAGTTTTTAAACAAAGTATATCACAATCTCAAGTTTTGAGATACGGAGAGAACCCTCATCAAAAAGGAGTTTTTTATGGTGATTTAGATGCTATGTTTGAAAAGCTTCACGGCAAAGAGTTATCATACAACAACTTATTGGACGTTGATGCAGCAGTGAATTTGATGGAGGATTTCAAAAATGATAAACCTTCATTTGCTATTTTGAAACATAACAACGCTTGTGGTTTTGCTACAAGAGATTCAATTGAACAAGCATACATTGACGCATTGGCAGGAGATCCTGTTTCAGCATTTGGTGGGATTTTAATTTCAAACACTAAAATTGATGCGGCAACTGCAAAATTGATAGATGATTTGTTTTGTGAAGTTGTAATTGCTCCGGCTTATGATGAAGCTGCTTTGGAAACGTTAAAAAGCAAAAAAAATAGAGTGATTTTGGTACAAAAACCAATTGCACTTCCTAAAAAACAATTCCGTACAATTTTGAACGGAGTTTTAGAACAAGACAAAGATTTGATTTCTGATAAAGCAGAAAATTTTGAATTAAAAACAACTGCTAAACCAACAGAACAAGAAATTAAAGATCTGGAGTTTGCTAATAGATTAGTGAAACACACTAAATCAAACACAATTGTGTTAGCCAAAAATGGTCAATTATTGGCAAGCGGAACTGGTCAAACGTCTAGAGTTGATGCATTAAGACAAGCTATTCACAAAGCACAATCATTCAATTTTGACTTGAATGGAGCGGTGATGGCTTCAGATGCATTTTTCCCTTTTCCTGATTGTGTGGAAATTGCAGATAATGCAGGAATTAAAGCTGTGATTCAACCGGGAGGTTCAATAAAAGATGAGTTGTCAATCAACTATTGCAATGAGCACGGAATGAGCATGGTGTTTACCGGAAATAGACATTTTAAACATTAA
- a CDS encoding rod shape-determining protein, with the protein MGLFDFLSQEIAIDLGTANTLIIMNDKVVVDEPSIVAKDIQSGKVVAIGKTAQQMHGKTHKLIETIRPLKDGVIADFESAEQMIRGLIKMINKGPKIINPSLKMVICIPSGITEVEKRAVRDSAEHAGAKEVYLIHEPMAAAIGIGIDVEEPMGNMIIDIGGGTSEIAVIALGGIVCDKSIRVAGDDFTSDIEEYMRRQHNILVGERTAEQIKIKVGSALTELDDDIKPEPYAVRGRDLMTGIPKEIQITYSEIAHALDKSVSKIEEAILSALEMTPPELSADIYKTGIYLAGGGSMLRGLDKRISMKTKLPVHIAEDPLRAVARGTSIALKNIDRFQFLMR; encoded by the coding sequence ATGGGATTATTTGATTTTTTATCACAGGAGATTGCAATTGATTTGGGAACAGCCAATACTTTGATCATCATGAATGACAAAGTGGTTGTTGATGAACCTTCTATTGTAGCCAAAGACATTCAGAGTGGAAAAGTGGTAGCCATTGGCAAAACTGCTCAACAAATGCACGGAAAGACGCATAAGTTGATTGAGACAATTAGGCCTTTGAAAGATGGTGTGATTGCAGACTTTGAGTCGGCAGAGCAAATGATTAGAGGTTTGATTAAGATGATCAACAAAGGACCAAAAATCATTAATCCATCATTAAAAATGGTGATTTGTATTCCTTCAGGTATTACAGAGGTTGAGAAACGTGCGGTACGTGACTCTGCTGAACATGCAGGAGCCAAAGAAGTATATTTGATTCACGAGCCAATGGCAGCAGCTATCGGTATCGGTATTGATGTTGAAGAGCCAATGGGTAACATGATCATTGATATAGGAGGAGGAACTTCTGAGATTGCCGTAATTGCGCTAGGAGGTATTGTGTGTGATAAATCTATCCGTGTTGCGGGAGATGACTTCACAAGTGATATTGAAGAATACATGAGACGTCAGCACAACATCCTGGTAGGAGAAAGAACAGCTGAACAAATTAAAATTAAAGTAGGTTCTGCCTTAACAGAACTTGATGATGATATTAAACCAGAACCATATGCGGTTCGTGGTCGTGATTTGATGACCGGAATTCCGAAAGAGATTCAAATTACTTATTCTGAAATTGCGCATGCACTTGACAAATCGGTTTCAAAAATTGAAGAGGCGATTTTAAGTGCACTGGAGATGACTCCACCGGAATTATCTGCAGATATTTATAAAACCGGAATTTATTTAGCCGGAGGTGGTTCAATGTTGAGAGGGTTGGATAAACGTATCTCAATGAAAACAAAACTTCCTGTGCACATTGCAGAAGATCCACTAAGAGCTGTTGCTCGTGGAACGAGTATCGCATTAAAGAATATCGATAGATTCCAGTTCTTAATGCGTTAA
- a CDS encoding DUF2911 domain-containing protein, with product MKYALPFLAAVFFLSCKGGEENGEEQTTDTDSTIEVNTQSEEIEENQEQVERKSPRQDNSYAFNGITVKVNYGSPRVKNRVIWGDLVPFNEVWRAGADEVTAVTFDQTVKIDGKKVNADTYGLFIIPRQTGNWTVIFNEEWSQEEHGVWGAFNYKENKDVIRFEVSPLDLDDSVENMTFRMEGNLFIFEWDRKRFEFPIEKA from the coding sequence ATGAAATATGCATTACCCTTTTTAGCAGCAGTTTTCTTCCTTTCATGCAAAGGTGGAGAAGAGAATGGTGAAGAGCAAACAACAGATACTGATTCAACAATTGAGGTAAATACTCAATCAGAAGAAATAGAAGAAAATCAGGAACAAGTTGAACGCAAAAGTCCAAGACAAGACAACTCTTACGCTTTTAACGGTATTACAGTTAAAGTAAATTACGGTTCACCCAGAGTTAAAAACAGAGTAATTTGGGGAGATTTAGTCCCTTTTAATGAAGTTTGGAGAGCAGGTGCAGATGAAGTTACGGCAGTAACTTTTGATCAAACCGTAAAAATTGATGGTAAAAAAGTAAATGCTGACACTTACGGCCTTTTTATTATTCCAAGACAAACCGGAAATTGGACAGTTATCTTTAACGAAGAATGGAGCCAGGAAGAGCACGGTGTTTGGGGTGCTTTCAATTACAAAGAAAATAAGGATGTGATCCGCTTTGAGGTAAGCCCTCTTGATCTTGACGATTCAGTTGAAAACATGACGTTTAGAATGGAAGGCAATCTATTTATCTTTGAATGGGATAGAAAGCGTTTCGAATTTCCAATAGAAAAAGCCTAA
- a CDS encoding two-component regulator propeller domain-containing protein, giving the protein MRRLLFILLIFTSTLGLSQKYAFKHYSLEDGLARSSVYDIIEDNHGFLWIGTEGGGVSKFDGYDFKTYTRKNGLPSHDIRAIFQDRLGTFWFGTPEGLCYYDSNEFITLDTTNGLDDNHVRSISQDEKGNIWVATDKGVTIIDPKTKWVSQERKEKFNLPHTSIRHVLHQDGKTYLSTDEGLVIYKGESITVYTTHEGLSDDRILRTIVDHNGIIWAGTASGLNKIDGEHITKWNVDEGMPHGRVMDLIEGPDNNIWVGTPAGICVFNGDQFKVIRAENGLSSERIRCLSEDTFGNIWIGTSFGGIMKFNPEDFVQFTKSEGLGSEQVFSVEQGMNGEILVGTFSGLTIIDKVENNEPHLTNIDLQTDYWNKTVSSIQQFSEDGYLMGTNKGVCVLKNKKISYIGTEQGLLNERVNVIKLVDNVCWVGTQEGLGKIKITPNGYSVEFFEAHKGISGRDVKCIEVDQKGRVWVGYSGGFIDIFEGNKITSPQLPENLIEISCIAFDNNGKLWLGTNGFGLYYGDYDEANQKLNIENLINEELENSTAVYSLLAVESEVWAGFENGLYVIKATSDTTFNTHYYGEDRGFLGMQNNPNASLRDKAGRLWFGTVSGLFLLESKEISDFSSGTPSIKYLRSIKVMGERVNWHTSDWCTGVTGNHHLPANLKLPYSENSIGFEFGAINYILPEKILYTWKLENFDENWSEPSTMKFASYTNLHPGEYTFRLRSSDEFGAITEDELSFSFQIDKPFWMRWWFRIIAAIGILFSLFVIVRFRTRKLIKQKQALESVVKERTKEISTQADELKLKNEEIKDSIVYAKRIQTAILPTQDLINSSINLEHFVLYRPKDIVSGDFYWLEETQDTVLMAVADCTGHGVPGAMVSVICNNALNRAVREFELSIPGEILNKTRELVIAEFEKSHEDVKDGMDIAMISLVKANDGKVRIKYAGANNPLWILKKESNEIEEIKANKQPIGQFHDMKEFDTHALEVSPGDLIYFFSDGYADQFGGDKGKKFKAKSLKMLLLQMRNQPMAEQSEILEKRIEEWRGNLEQVDDICVVGIRI; this is encoded by the coding sequence ATGAGAAGGCTTTTATTTATACTGTTAATCTTTACAAGCACCTTAGGTCTTAGTCAAAAATATGCCTTCAAACATTATTCTTTAGAGGATGGCCTTGCGCGTTCAAGTGTGTATGATATTATTGAAGACAATCATGGCTTTTTGTGGATAGGAACAGAAGGAGGAGGAGTTTCAAAGTTTGATGGATATGATTTTAAAACATACACCAGAAAAAACGGATTGCCCTCACATGACATTCGTGCAATTTTTCAAGATAGATTAGGAACTTTTTGGTTTGGTACACCAGAAGGGTTGTGTTATTACGACAGCAATGAATTTATCACCCTAGATACAACCAATGGCCTTGATGACAATCATGTTCGTTCAATTTCTCAGGATGAAAAAGGAAATATCTGGGTAGCAACAGATAAAGGAGTCACAATAATTGACCCAAAAACTAAATGGGTATCACAAGAGCGAAAAGAAAAATTTAATTTACCTCACACATCCATCAGACATGTATTGCACCAGGATGGCAAAACCTACTTGTCAACTGATGAGGGTTTGGTTATTTATAAAGGAGAATCAATTACAGTTTACACTACCCACGAAGGTCTTTCAGACGACCGTATTTTGAGAACTATAGTAGATCACAATGGCATCATTTGGGCAGGAACAGCATCCGGTTTAAATAAAATTGACGGTGAACACATAACAAAATGGAATGTTGATGAAGGAATGCCTCATGGCAGAGTGATGGATTTGATAGAGGGTCCTGACAATAACATTTGGGTAGGAACACCAGCAGGAATTTGCGTGTTTAATGGGGATCAATTTAAAGTAATCCGAGCTGAAAATGGCCTTTCAAGTGAACGCATTCGTTGCTTAAGTGAAGACACTTTTGGCAATATTTGGATAGGGACATCTTTTGGTGGGATAATGAAGTTTAACCCTGAAGATTTTGTGCAATTCACCAAATCAGAAGGACTTGGGTCTGAACAGGTATTTTCAGTAGAACAAGGAATGAACGGGGAAATTCTGGTAGGGACATTTAGCGGATTAACCATCATTGATAAAGTAGAAAACAATGAACCGCACTTGACTAATATTGATCTTCAAACGGATTATTGGAACAAGACGGTCTCATCAATACAACAATTTTCAGAGGATGGATATTTAATGGGAACTAATAAAGGTGTTTGCGTTCTAAAAAACAAGAAGATCAGCTACATTGGCACGGAACAAGGTTTATTAAATGAACGTGTCAATGTAATTAAGTTGGTTGATAATGTCTGCTGGGTGGGGACTCAAGAAGGATTAGGCAAAATCAAAATAACTCCAAACGGATATTCGGTAGAATTCTTTGAGGCCCATAAAGGAATTTCAGGTCGTGATGTAAAATGCATTGAAGTTGATCAAAAAGGAAGAGTATGGGTGGGATATTCAGGAGGTTTTATTGACATATTTGAGGGAAATAAAATCACTTCTCCACAACTCCCTGAAAACCTTATAGAAATATCTTGTATTGCATTTGACAATAATGGGAAGTTATGGTTAGGCACTAACGGTTTTGGACTATATTATGGTGATTATGACGAAGCAAATCAAAAACTGAACATTGAAAATCTAATCAATGAAGAACTAGAAAATTCTACGGCTGTTTATTCCCTACTTGCAGTGGAATCTGAAGTGTGGGCAGGATTTGAAAATGGATTGTATGTTATCAAAGCAACATCAGATACAACATTCAATACACATTATTACGGAGAAGATCGAGGGTTTCTTGGAATGCAAAATAATCCAAATGCCAGTTTGCGAGACAAAGCTGGTAGATTATGGTTTGGAACCGTAAGTGGCCTATTTTTATTAGAATCAAAAGAAATAAGTGACTTTTCTTCCGGAACTCCTTCAATAAAGTATCTCCGCTCTATTAAAGTGATGGGAGAACGAGTTAACTGGCACACATCAGATTGGTGTACAGGAGTTACAGGAAACCACCATTTACCTGCCAATTTAAAGCTTCCTTATAGTGAAAACTCAATAGGGTTTGAATTTGGAGCCATCAATTATATCCTTCCGGAGAAAATACTTTACACATGGAAGCTTGAAAACTTTGATGAAAATTGGAGTGAACCATCCACCATGAAATTTGCATCCTACACTAACCTTCATCCGGGAGAATATACTTTTAGGTTGAGGTCTTCTGATGAATTTGGAGCAATAACAGAAGATGAATTAAGCTTTAGTTTTCAAATTGATAAACCATTTTGGATGAGATGGTGGTTTAGAATAATTGCCGCAATTGGAATTTTGTTCAGCTTATTTGTAATTGTACGATTCAGAACCAGAAAACTAATAAAACAAAAGCAGGCATTAGAATCAGTTGTAAAAGAAAGAACCAAAGAAATCAGTACACAAGCAGATGAACTTAAACTGAAAAACGAAGAAATAAAAGATTCTATCGTTTATGCCAAAAGAATCCAAACAGCCATCTTACCTACACAAGATTTGATTAACAGTTCTATTAATCTTGAACACTTTGTACTGTACAGACCAAAGGATATTGTATCCGGTGATTTTTACTGGTTAGAAGAAACTCAAGATACCGTTTTAATGGCGGTAGCAGATTGTACAGGACATGGAGTTCCCGGAGCAATGGTTTCAGTAATCTGCAACAATGCGCTTAACAGAGCAGTTAGAGAGTTTGAGTTAAGCATTCCGGGAGAGATATTAAATAAAACAAGAGAACTTGTTATTGCTGAATTTGAAAAATCTCATGAAGATGTAAAGGACGGGATGGATATTGCTATGATCTCCTTAGTTAAGGCTAATGATGGTAAAGTGAGAATCAAGTATGCAGGTGCCAATAATCCACTTTGGATCCTGAAAAAGGAAAGCAACGAAATAGAAGAAATCAAAGCCAACAAACAACCAATTGGACAATTTCATGACATGAAAGAGTTTGATACACATGCATTAGAAGTTTCTCCAGGTGATCTTATCTATTTCTTTTCAGATGGATATGCAGATCAGTTTGGCGGTGACAAAGGCAAAAAATTCAAAGCCAAATCACTTAAAATGTTGTTGTTACAGATGCGTAATCAGCCAATGGCAGAGCAATCCGAAATACTAGAAAAAAGAATTGAAGAATGGAGAGGAAATCTAGAACAAGTAGATGACATCTGCGTAGTTGGAATCAGAATTTAA